In one Candidatus Nomurabacteria bacterium genomic region, the following are encoded:
- the rimK gene encoding 30S ribosomal protein S6--L-glutamate ligase, protein MKIAILSNGNGNYSTKRLVEVARARGHEVKVIKYRDCYASIEKNNPTVSYRGNDLGGFDAVIPRISASMTRYGSAIVRQLEMQGVYSVSSSIAIVRARDKLRSLQLLAKAGVGIPKTVVSRNSTDIDDLLDKLGGTPVIIKLARGTHGNGVVLAESKKAAKSVLQAFYLTNEDGTNILLQEFIKESAGTDIRAFVVGGRVVASMQRRSLDDDFRSNLHKGGEGTPVKLTDEERKTAIKAARALGLNVAGVDLMRSERGPLVLEVNASPGFGVEKVTSRDVATAIIEYVEMNAKRRNKKDKVGA, encoded by the coding sequence ATGAAAATCGCAATTTTATCTAACGGAAACGGCAATTATTCGACCAAACGATTGGTTGAGGTTGCTCGCGCCCGTGGTCACGAAGTTAAAGTAATTAAATATCGTGATTGTTATGCTTCTATAGAAAAAAATAATCCTACTGTTAGTTATCGAGGTAATGACTTGGGTGGATTTGATGCAGTGATTCCACGGATTTCTGCCAGCATGACACGGTACGGCTCGGCAATTGTTCGTCAGCTCGAAATGCAGGGCGTATACAGCGTGTCGAGTTCAATCGCGATTGTTCGTGCGCGCGACAAATTACGTAGTTTGCAACTACTCGCCAAGGCCGGAGTGGGTATTCCGAAAACTGTCGTCTCACGAAACTCAACTGACATAGACGACTTGCTCGACAAACTTGGCGGTACGCCGGTAATCATCAAGCTTGCTCGTGGTACTCATGGCAACGGCGTGGTCTTAGCAGAAAGCAAGAAGGCAGCTAAGTCAGTATTGCAGGCATTTTATCTGACTAACGAAGACGGTACGAATATTTTGTTGCAAGAGTTTATCAAAGAATCGGCCGGTACGGACATTCGTGCTTTTGTAGTGGGTGGACGTGTCGTTGCAAGTATGCAGCGTCGCAGTTTGGACGATGATTTTCGTTCGAATCTTCACAAGGGCGGTGAGGGTACTCCGGTAAAATTGACGGATGAAGAACGCAAGACTGCTATAAAGGCGGCGAGAGCGCTCGGATTAAACGTTGCCGGTGTCGATTTAATGCGTAGTGAACGAGGACCGCTTGTACTTGAAGTAAATGCGAGCCCAGGCTTTGGCGTCGAAAAGGTAACTAGTCGCGACGTCGCGACGGCAATTATTGAATATGTAGAAATGAACGCCAAGCGCCGCAACAAAAAGGACAAAGTAGGGGCATAG
- the pgl gene encoding 6-phosphogluconolactonase, which produces MSDIRVFDDPSLLAKAAAKQTVDVLKGAIETYGSAVWVLAGGSTPLMTYRIIAANHENDVDWSKVTVILGDERVGRLDGPDSNWHAINEIIGDLPTVKLRPLSDQSAENAAKNYSNQLSSLPKIDNGLPRFDLVWLGVGQDGHTLSLFPGHNSLLPANDLVIPVHDSPKPPRDRISLSLRALQGAATVVILAAGADKKRAVTEAQLNSQMPIGLAVAIVETHEGSVHWLVDTAASPN; this is translated from the coding sequence ATGAGCGACATACGTGTATTCGATGATCCTTCACTCCTTGCGAAGGCGGCTGCCAAGCAGACCGTCGACGTACTAAAAGGTGCCATCGAAACATATGGTAGTGCCGTATGGGTACTAGCCGGTGGCTCTACGCCGCTTATGACGTACAGAATCATTGCAGCGAATCACGAGAACGACGTAGATTGGTCAAAGGTCACCGTCATACTAGGCGACGAGCGCGTGGGTAGACTCGACGGTCCAGACAGCAACTGGCATGCAATCAACGAAATCATTGGTGACTTACCTACCGTAAAACTACGCCCGTTGTCTGACCAGTCTGCCGAAAATGCAGCCAAAAATTATTCGAACCAGCTTTCGTCGCTACCCAAAATTGACAACGGTCTGCCACGGTTTGATTTAGTGTGGCTTGGTGTTGGCCAAGACGGTCACACGTTGTCTCTTTTTCCCGGACACAACAGCTTGCTGCCGGCCAATGATTTAGTTATACCTGTACACGATTCTCCCAAGCCACCTCGCGATCGCATTAGTTTGTCGCTACGCGCACTTCAAGGTGCCGCTACGGTCGTTATTTTAGCCGCAGGCGCAGACAAAAAGCGAGCCGTCACCGAGGCACAGCTAAACAGCCAAATGCCAATCGGCTTAGCCGTCGCCATAGTTGAGACGCATGAAGGCTCAGTGCACTGGCTTGTCGACACCGCCGCTTCACCTAATTGA
- a CDS encoding DUF192 domain-containing protein: protein MRRWVKPGLITLAVIAGVTALWWQMSVDQSTLRLDGVLYHISIMRTKAELEKGLSGTDSLAQGEAMLFVFPENTVPRMWMKDMKYPIDMVWLNDATQVVHAVENAQPSSYPKTIFVSPVPARYVIEFPAGTVEKVGIKNGDPVGLPSGVR from the coding sequence ATGCGACGGTGGGTGAAGCCAGGTTTAATCACACTTGCCGTAATTGCTGGCGTGACTGCTCTTTGGTGGCAGATGTCAGTTGATCAGTCGACGTTACGACTAGACGGCGTCCTGTATCACATCAGTATTATGCGAACTAAGGCGGAGCTTGAAAAGGGATTGTCGGGTACGGACAGCCTAGCTCAGGGCGAAGCAATGTTGTTTGTTTTTCCGGAAAACACAGTGCCAAGGATGTGGATGAAAGACATGAAATATCCAATCGATATGGTGTGGTTGAACGATGCAACGCAAGTTGTCCATGCAGTAGAGAACGCCCAGCCTTCGAGTTATCCAAAGACTATTTTTGTGTCGCCCGTACCTGCACGTTACGTGATTGAGTTTCCGGCGGGTACTGTTGAAAAAGTCGGCATCAAAAATGGTGACCCCGTCGGTTTGCCTTCGGGCGTTAGATAA
- the ruvC gene encoding crossover junction endodeoxyribonuclease RuvC encodes MRIIGIDPGTGILGFGVIDAQGGKTKLVTAGVITTPAHTPIDERLEEIFDGLTEIIAETKPEVMSIEKLFFSQNVTTAISVAQARGVAMLTGRKAKLPIAEYTPQQIKQTLTGYGKADKKQMQEMVRIQLGLTEVPKPDDCADALAAAITHYMMSRIV; translated from the coding sequence ATGAGAATCATCGGCATAGATCCCGGCACCGGCATACTCGGCTTTGGCGTCATCGACGCGCAGGGAGGCAAGACCAAGCTGGTGACGGCGGGTGTCATAACGACACCGGCGCATACGCCGATTGACGAGCGGCTAGAGGAAATATTTGATGGTCTGACAGAGATTATCGCCGAAACGAAGCCCGAGGTTATGTCGATCGAGAAACTGTTTTTTTCGCAAAACGTCACAACGGCAATCAGCGTAGCGCAAGCGCGCGGCGTGGCTATGCTGACCGGCCGCAAGGCAAAGCTGCCAATCGCAGAATATACGCCACAGCAGATCAAACAGACACTGACTGGCTATGGCAAGGCCGACAAGAAGCAGATGCAAGAAATGGTGCGGATACAACTTGGCCTGACTGAAGTGCCAAAACCCGATGACTGCGCCGATGCGCTAGCGGCGGCGATTACTCACTACATGATGAGTCGAATCGTATAA
- a CDS encoding YebC/PmpR family DNA-binding transcriptional regulator, producing MSGHSKWSTIKREKGAKDAKRGAIFTKIGNQIAIAARSGTDPTMNSSLAMAIEKAKQANMPNANIQRAIDRANDKNAAVLEETAYEGMGPGGIGIIIETATDNKNRTFPEVRNALQKNGGRIADAGSVMFQFDRKGVIRVEATGEDALLEILDAGAEDAVEEDGEIIVYTDQKELAKVRTAIADAGLKVLDAELQYVAKNMIEVAESEAAQKVLKLLDALDDLDDVVNVHTNADITADIQ from the coding sequence ATGTCTGGACACAGTAAATGGTCAACTATTAAACGAGAAAAGGGCGCAAAAGACGCTAAGCGCGGTGCGATCTTTACGAAAATCGGTAATCAAATTGCCATTGCTGCACGTTCTGGTACCGACCCTACCATGAATTCATCACTGGCGATGGCTATCGAAAAAGCCAAGCAGGCCAACATGCCCAACGCAAATATTCAGCGTGCTATAGACCGCGCGAATGACAAAAATGCTGCCGTTTTAGAAGAAACTGCCTATGAGGGAATGGGTCCTGGTGGCATAGGAATCATTATCGAGACCGCGACCGACAACAAGAACAGGACCTTTCCGGAAGTGCGAAATGCTCTGCAAAAAAACGGCGGTCGTATTGCCGACGCCGGTAGCGTGATGTTTCAATTTGACCGTAAGGGCGTTATCCGCGTAGAAGCTACAGGTGAGGACGCATTATTAGAGATTTTGGATGCCGGAGCAGAAGACGCAGTTGAAGAAGACGGCGAGATTATCGTCTATACGGACCAAAAAGAACTTGCAAAGGTGCGCACAGCGATTGCCGACGCCGGACTGAAAGTGCTAGATGCCGAATTGCAATACGTTGCGAAAAATATGATAGAAGTAGCAGAGTCTGAGGCAGCGCAAAAAGTACTGAAACTCCTCGACGCACTCGATGATTTAGATGACGTGGTAAACGTCCATACAAACGCAGATATTACAGCCGATATTCAATAA
- the pyrB gene encoding aspartate carbamoyltransferase, with translation MRHILRAEQFDTAQLSELFEGADYFRQNDNSIETKRDTMRRHFGRMMLSMFYEPSTRTRFSFEIAAKKLGMEVIGTENAAEFSSAAKGETIEDTVRVFNEYGIDAISLRTKEEGHADRAASVSNVPILNGGDGKGEHPTQAVLDMYTINSELGKLDNLNVVIGGDLLQGRTARSLAVLLSKYHGNRITFVSTPELQIGKDIKARLDEAGVAHQETAEMYDAFRDADVVYWTRLQLERLKSSGIELSQQELSLKQAQFRIGAAALDVLPEHAIIMHPLPRVDEISTEVDDDPRAKYFRQAGNGLYIRMAMLDRLMNDANPAN, from the coding sequence ATGCGACACATTTTACGCGCCGAGCAATTTGACACGGCCCAGTTATCCGAGCTGTTTGAAGGAGCCGACTACTTCAGACAAAACGATAACAGTATCGAAACAAAGCGAGATACAATGCGCCGTCATTTTGGCCGCATGATGTTGTCTATGTTTTATGAACCGTCCACTCGTACACGATTTAGTTTTGAAATCGCCGCCAAAAAACTAGGCATGGAAGTCATCGGAACCGAAAACGCAGCTGAGTTTTCTTCGGCGGCAAAAGGTGAAACTATTGAAGACACGGTACGTGTTTTCAACGAATACGGCATAGATGCCATTAGTCTGCGCACCAAAGAAGAAGGTCATGCCGACCGTGCTGCCAGTGTAAGCAACGTCCCCATCTTGAACGGTGGCGACGGCAAAGGTGAACACCCGACCCAAGCAGTACTCGACATGTACACGATCAACTCTGAACTTGGCAAGCTGGACAATCTCAACGTGGTCATAGGCGGCGATTTACTTCAAGGACGAACCGCACGATCACTTGCCGTTTTACTTTCGAAATATCACGGAAACCGTATAACATTCGTTTCCACACCCGAACTTCAGATAGGCAAAGACATCAAGGCAAGGCTTGACGAAGCTGGCGTCGCGCACCAAGAAACAGCAGAAATGTATGACGCGTTCAGAGACGCTGACGTTGTATACTGGACTCGTTTGCAACTAGAACGCCTTAAGAGTAGCGGCATCGAGTTAAGCCAACAAGAACTTAGTCTCAAGCAGGCGCAATTCCGCATAGGGGCAGCCGCGCTTGACGTATTGCCCGAACACGCCATAATCATGCACCCACTTCCCCGTGTTGACGAAATCTCAACCGAAGTCGACGATGACCCACGAGCAAAATATTTCCGTCAAGCCGGCAATGGTCTTTATATACGCATGGCTATGCTTGACCGACTAATGAACGACGCCAACCCGGCAAACTAA
- a CDS encoding serine hydrolase, whose amino-acid sequence MNTGAERSNYNVNKLKYTAAIISLASTALIACGDQPDKNFHLSIVPVASADTNNQPYIVLQRPDFANLLEKDWDTYLNNHVGEVDIAAYDFTTGQVAHTHYPKEADGATFDTASIVKLSTLENLLLQSQTSGQPITPNQKAIAAEMIENSDNDAASILWNEVGDAPAMDDYWHQIGAVSTTAATGGNWGNTQTTAIDQLKVVNAVAYAGTPLSPLSVESGTVANELMDNVVPDQRWGVSGGVPSDMPVKLKNGWFPDAFTANAYSDTDDWTINSIGYTKGKYAIAVLTRGNPTMQDGIKTTEDLSTITWNDTQNPAELIVSR is encoded by the coding sequence ATGAACACAGGTGCAGAGCGTTCCAACTACAACGTAAATAAACTAAAATACACTGCTGCGATAATTAGCCTAGCTAGTACCGCGTTAATAGCATGCGGCGATCAACCGGACAAAAATTTCCACCTTTCTATCGTGCCTGTCGCTTCTGCGGACACAAACAATCAACCGTATATTGTCTTACAGCGTCCTGATTTCGCTAACCTGCTTGAAAAAGATTGGGACACCTACCTAAACAATCACGTGGGCGAAGTTGACATCGCCGCCTATGACTTTACGACAGGACAAGTTGCTCATACCCATTACCCAAAAGAGGCCGACGGTGCGACATTTGATACTGCAAGTATCGTTAAACTTTCGACTCTCGAGAATTTACTTTTACAAAGTCAGACAAGTGGACAGCCTATAACGCCCAATCAAAAGGCAATCGCTGCCGAAATGATTGAAAATAGCGACAACGATGCCGCCTCGATTTTGTGGAACGAAGTTGGTGATGCACCTGCTATGGACGATTACTGGCATCAAATCGGCGCGGTTTCGACTACCGCAGCTACAGGTGGCAACTGGGGAAACACGCAAACAACAGCCATCGATCAACTAAAGGTGGTAAACGCCGTTGCCTATGCGGGCACCCCATTATCACCCCTCTCGGTCGAGTCCGGCACAGTGGCAAATGAGCTAATGGACAATGTCGTACCAGATCAACGCTGGGGTGTGAGCGGCGGCGTCCCAAGCGATATGCCGGTCAAACTTAAAAACGGCTGGTTTCCAGACGCCTTTACTGCAAACGCATATTCCGATACTGACGACTGGACAATCAACAGTATCGGCTATACCAAGGGTAAGTACGCCATCGCCGTTTTAACCCGCGGTAATCCGACTATGCAGGATGGCATTAAAACTACCGAAGATTTGTCGACGATTACATGGAACGATACGCAAAATCCTGCCGAACTAATAGTTAGCCGCTAA
- a CDS encoding ComEC/Rec2 family competence protein: MQLWQLRQKVHSSWLIAMACVAIVVGTASAPIINQAIFSSAAWLFVGIALATVVLWRKSIYLVPLIIIAGLIVGFWRGSLLQSRLVVYRGLVGHSVTVHGKVTDDPDSGRSGETLLRLGDVTINGHEVTGKVWVSTTRAGDIKRGDIARVKGVLSKGFGSFAAVMYRANVVGWQRPEPGDVARQVRDWFADKIRLGISEPQASLGLGYLLGQRRALPTELQQALVVTGLTHVVVASGYNLTILVRLARRLFEKISKYLSALSATVMIAAFMAVTGASPSMSRAGLVSGMSLAAWYYGRKFHPLVILPFAAAMTVLIDPTYAWNDLGWQLSFTAFAGVMILAPLMQRYFFGDKDPGTIRQILGETISAHIVTLPVLVLAFGQFSNVAIFSNLLILPLVPLAMLLTFIAGIGTIFAPVCAAALGFPAQAVLIYMTGVVHYFASLSWAQTIIEIQPWEVWLSYAFIVFICVYLWRVTKYDLRNANIVE, encoded by the coding sequence ATGCAGTTATGGCAGTTGAGGCAGAAAGTCCATTCATCTTGGTTGATCGCAATGGCATGTGTGGCGATTGTTGTTGGTACGGCTTCCGCACCAATTATTAACCAAGCGATATTTAGTTCGGCGGCATGGTTATTCGTTGGGATTGCGTTGGCTACGGTCGTCCTGTGGCGCAAGTCGATTTATCTTGTTCCGTTGATAATTATCGCTGGCCTGATTGTTGGATTCTGGCGCGGCTCATTGTTGCAGTCACGGCTTGTTGTGTATCGCGGTCTTGTCGGTCACTCAGTAACTGTGCATGGAAAAGTGACGGACGATCCTGATTCTGGACGGAGCGGAGAAACCTTATTGCGACTAGGAGATGTCACTATTAACGGACATGAAGTTACAGGAAAAGTATGGGTTAGCACGACGAGAGCAGGTGATATAAAAAGGGGAGACATCGCGCGAGTAAAAGGAGTGTTGAGTAAGGGGTTTGGTAGTTTTGCTGCGGTGATGTACCGGGCGAATGTTGTTGGCTGGCAGCGACCGGAACCTGGCGATGTGGCGCGTCAGGTTCGTGATTGGTTCGCCGACAAGATTCGGCTTGGTATAAGCGAGCCGCAGGCTAGCCTGGGGCTGGGTTATTTATTAGGACAAAGGCGTGCACTGCCTACGGAGTTGCAGCAGGCTTTGGTTGTGACGGGGCTAACGCATGTGGTTGTGGCGAGTGGGTACAACCTTACAATTTTGGTCCGGCTAGCACGGCGATTGTTTGAAAAAATCTCGAAATATCTTTCAGCACTGTCCGCGACGGTGATGATTGCTGCATTCATGGCTGTGACGGGCGCGAGCCCGAGTATGTCGCGGGCAGGGTTGGTGTCGGGCATGAGCTTGGCAGCTTGGTATTACGGACGCAAATTCCACCCGCTTGTCATACTGCCATTTGCCGCCGCCATGACGGTACTTATAGACCCGACATATGCATGGAATGATCTTGGCTGGCAATTAAGTTTTACGGCATTTGCGGGCGTTATGATTTTAGCGCCGCTTATGCAGCGATACTTTTTTGGCGATAAAGATCCGGGTACGATTCGACAGATTTTGGGTGAAACGATAAGTGCGCACATCGTGACGCTACCTGTACTCGTACTAGCCTTTGGTCAGTTTAGTAACGTCGCTATTTTTTCAAATCTACTTATATTACCACTTGTACCCTTGGCGATGCTGCTTACTTTTATAGCCGGTATTGGCACTATCTTTGCTCCAGTTTGTGCGGCTGCCCTTGGATTTCCGGCGCAGGCTGTGCTGATATATATGACGGGCGTTGTTCATTATTTTGCCAGTTTGTCATGGGCGCAGACGATTATTGAGATTCAGCCGTGGGAGGTGTGGCTTTCGTACGCGTTCATTGTCTTCATTTGCGTTTATCTTTGGCGGGTTACGAAATACGATCTGAGAAACGCGAACATCGTCGAGTGA
- a CDS encoding lamin tail domain-containing protein, whose protein sequence is MPTAKADIATTPNSSVVIAQMYPGASGTATQEFVELYNNFTSPIEVTNWCVNYISSTGNTTKKLACLDSPDVSTGLWLGAGGYAVFVSNDLRDAMSVTADAYFSGGISADHGHIVLVDASNNEIDRLGWGDAINPETTAVASPANGKALQRKTASFHLQDTDDNSVDFIESDPLLHASGVYEDTLATDVCPNIVDAQTTMPDGYLADENGDCQPDSCLNLDGLQISVPEGYDSDGAGVCTQHDECENVDGVQTDIPTGMVRDGANDCSWNVLPITLTELYPNATGSDTGNEFIEVYNPTDTMVDLSLYTIRVGINLDKTFTFPIGATIAPGEYKSFDNNTIKFSLVNSTSRVQLVGLDNVVYGDSTNYENPNEGESWALIKGTWQYTNRPTPSDENLASITVETNDNSSSGTSPTLKPCAPNQYRNPDTNRCKKISTTSLAPCNDGQVRNPETNRCRNVVTTASVRKPCSDNQYRSEDTNRCRNLPAATVPDANFAVQPIKDTGTAFVGWWALGGVGLLAAGYGAWEWRRELAMLWQKGLYRFHK, encoded by the coding sequence GTGCCAACAGCAAAAGCTGATATTGCGACAACTCCTAATTCTAGCGTCGTTATAGCCCAAATGTACCCAGGCGCTTCGGGAACGGCTACGCAGGAATTTGTTGAGCTTTACAATAATTTCACTTCTCCGATTGAAGTAACGAATTGGTGCGTTAACTATATTTCATCGACAGGCAATACGACGAAGAAGCTTGCTTGCCTAGACTCCCCAGACGTCAGTACCGGGCTGTGGCTTGGTGCAGGTGGCTATGCGGTGTTTGTTTCGAATGACCTAAGGGATGCTATGTCGGTAACGGCCGATGCGTACTTTAGTGGTGGGATAAGCGCCGATCATGGTCATATTGTGCTTGTTGATGCGAGTAATAATGAAATCGACAGGCTAGGCTGGGGTGACGCAATAAATCCGGAGACGACGGCTGTCGCGTCTCCAGCGAATGGCAAGGCATTGCAGCGAAAAACGGCAAGCTTTCACTTGCAGGACACCGATGACAATAGTGTTGATTTTATCGAATCAGATCCACTGCTACATGCATCCGGTGTGTATGAAGATACGTTAGCCACGGATGTCTGCCCGAACATAGTCGACGCGCAGACTACCATGCCGGATGGTTATTTAGCTGATGAAAATGGCGATTGTCAGCCGGATAGTTGCTTAAACCTTGATGGCCTACAAATTAGCGTGCCAGAAGGTTATGATAGCGACGGAGCGGGTGTGTGTACGCAGCATGACGAGTGCGAAAATGTTGATGGCGTGCAGACTGACATACCTACCGGCATGGTGCGTGACGGCGCAAATGATTGTAGCTGGAACGTGTTGCCAATCACGTTGACTGAACTTTACCCAAATGCGACGGGCAGCGATACGGGTAATGAATTTATCGAAGTGTACAATCCAACTGATACGATGGTTGATTTAAGCCTGTACACGATTCGTGTGGGTATCAATTTAGACAAGACGTTTACATTTCCGATTGGTGCGACGATCGCACCAGGTGAATACAAGTCGTTTGATAATAATACGATTAAATTCTCGCTCGTAAACTCAACGAGTCGTGTTCAACTGGTTGGGCTTGATAATGTCGTGTATGGTGACAGCACTAATTACGAAAATCCGAATGAAGGCGAGTCATGGGCACTTATAAAAGGAACCTGGCAATATACTAATCGTCCAACGCCAAGCGATGAAAATCTCGCATCGATTACTGTCGAGACGAACGATAATTCCAGTAGTGGCACTAGCCCGACTTTAAAACCATGCGCACCTAATCAGTATCGTAATCCTGACACGAATCGCTGTAAAAAAATTTCTACGACTTCGTTGGCACCATGTAACGATGGCCAAGTTAGAAATCCTGAAACGAATCGTTGCCGTAATGTCGTAACGACGGCGAGCGTCCGAAAGCCTTGTAGTGACAATCAGTATCGAAGTGAGGATACGAATCGATGCCGAAACTTGCCAGCCGCTACGGTACCTGACGCTAACTTTGCAGTTCAGCCCATCAAAGATACAGGTACGGCGTTCGTTGGCTGGTGGGCGCTTGGCGGAGTTGGCCTGCTTGCTGCAGGCTACGGCGCGTGGGAGTGGCGACGAGAGCTTGCGATGCTGTGGCAAAAAGGTCTTTATCGTTTCCATAAATAA
- a CDS encoding ATP-dependent zinc protease, protein MNIHSDGMKNGSQQLVFGSFEPVVLPGFSPDTFIAKIDTGAFSGAIHCSLLREVKVGSHTVLHYRPLTCKKTLKTENYTRKYVRSSTGHRVSRYLIETDIVVQGKTYKVKIGLSNRADMQYEILIGRRFLRENGIIVDVRENRELDKEEQSQL, encoded by the coding sequence ATGAATATACACTCTGATGGTATGAAAAACGGTAGTCAGCAACTTGTGTTTGGCTCGTTTGAACCGGTGGTGCTACCGGGATTTTCGCCAGACACATTTATTGCCAAGATCGACACTGGTGCGTTCTCTGGCGCAATCCACTGCTCGCTACTTCGTGAAGTTAAAGTTGGTAGCCACACAGTTTTGCACTACCGTCCGTTAACATGCAAAAAGACATTAAAAACCGAAAACTACACTCGCAAATACGTACGTAGTTCGACTGGTCATCGAGTTAGCCGCTATCTGATAGAGACTGACATTGTGGTTCAGGGCAAGACATATAAAGTAAAAATCGGGTTATCGAATCGGGCCGACATGCAGTACGAAATACTTATAGGCCGACGCTTCTTGCGAGAAAACGGGATTATAGTAGACGTGCGTGAAAACAGAGAACTTGATAAAGAGGAACAGTCACAATTATGA